Proteins from a genomic interval of Equus quagga isolate Etosha38 chromosome 11, UCLA_HA_Equagga_1.0, whole genome shotgun sequence:
- the BCLAF1 gene encoding bcl-2-associated transcription factor 1 isoform X10, with product MFRREMGRSNSRSHSSRSKSRSQSSSRSRSRSHSRKKRYSSRSRSRTYSRSRSRDRIYSRDYRRDYRNNRGMRRPYGYRGRGRGYYQGGGGRYHRGGYRPVWNRRHSRSPRRGRSRSRSPKRRSVSSQRSRSRSRRSYRSSRSPRSSSSRSSSPYSKSPVSKRRGSQEKQTKKAEGEPQEESPLKSKSQEEPKDTFEHDPSESIDEFNKSSATSGDIWPGLSAYDNSPRSPHSPSPIATPPSQSSSCSDAPMLSTVHSAKNTPSQHSHSIQHSPERSGSGSVGNGSSRYSPSQNSPIHHIPSRRSPAKTITPQNAPRDEARGRSSFYPDGGDQETAKTGKFLKSPPLHKNLDAREKSTFREESPLRIKMIASDSHRPEVKLKMAPVPLDDSNRPASLTKDRLLASTLVHSVKKEQEFRSIFDHIKLPQASKSTSESFIQHIVSLVHHVKEQYFKSAAMTLNERFTSYQKATEEHSARQKSPEIHRRIDISPSALRKHTRLAGEERVFKEENQKGDKKLRCDSADLRHDIDRRRKERSKERGDSKGSRESSGSRKQEKTTKEYKEYKSYKDDSKHKSREQDHSRSSSSSASPSSPSSREEKESKKEREEEFKTHHELKEYSGFAGVSRPRGTFHDDRDDGVDYWAKRGRGRGTFQRGRGRFNFKKSGSSPKWTHDKYQGDGIVEDEEETMENNEEKKDRRKEEKE from the exons GAGAGAAATGGGCCGCTCCAATTCCAGATCACACTCCTCAAGGTCCAAGTCCAGGTCACAGTCCAGCTCTCGATCAAGGTCCAGATCTCACTCTAGAAAGAAGAGATACAG ttctAGGTCTCGATCCAGGACATATTCAAGATCTCGTAGTAGAGATCGTATTTATTCTAGAGATTATCGCCGAGATTACAGAAATAATAGAGGAATGAGACGACCTTATGGGTACAGAGGAAGGGGTAGAGGGTACTATCAAGGAGGAGGAGGTAGATATCATCGAGGTGGTTATAGGCCTGTCTGGAACAGAAGACACTCTAGGAGTCCTAGACGAGGTCGCTCACGTTCCAGGAGTCCGAAAAGAAGATCTGTGTCTTCTCAGAGATCCCGAAGCAGATCTCGCCGGTCATATAGATCCTCTAGGTCTCCAAGATCATCCTCTTCTCGTTCTTCATCCCCATATAGCAAATCTCCTGTCTCTAAAAGGCGAGGGTctcaggaaaaacaaaccaaaaaagctGAAGGGGAGCCTCAAGAAGAGAGTCCTTTGAAAAGTAAATCACAGGAGGAACCGAAAGATACATTTGAACATGACCCATCTGAATCTATTGATGAGTTTAATAAATCATCAGCCACGTCTGGTGATATTTGGCCTGGCCTTTCAGCTTATGATAATAGTCCCAGATCACCCCATAGTCCTTCACCAATTGCTACACCACCCAGCCAGAGTTCATCTTGCTCTGATGCCCCCATGCTCAGTACAGTCCACTCTGCAAAAAATACTCCCTCTCAGCATTCACATTCCATTCAGCATAGTCCTGAAAGGTCTGGGTCTGGTTCTGTTGGAAATGGATCTAGTCGATACAGTCCTTCTCAGAATAGTCCAATTCATCACATCCCTTCTCGACGAAGCCCTGCAAAGACAATCACACCACAGAATGCTCCTAGAGATGAGGCTAGGGGACGTTCCTCATTTTATCCTGATGGTGGAGATCAGGAAACTGCAAAGACGGGGAAATTCTTAAAAAG TCCCCCTCTACACAAGAATCTGGATGCACGAGAAAAGTCTACCTTCAGAGAGGAGAGCCCACTCAGGATCAAAATGATAGCCAGTGATTCTCATCGTCCTGAAGTCAAACTCAAAATGGCACCTGTTCCTCTTGACGATTCTAACAG ACCTGCTTCCTTGACTAAAGACAGGCTACTTGCTAGTACACTTGTCCATTCTGTCAAGAAGGAGCAAGAATTCCGATCCATCTTTGACCACATTAAGTTGCCACAGGCCAGCAAAAGCACTTCAgagtcatttattcaacacattgTGTCCTTGGTTCATCATGTTAAAG AGCAATACTTCAAATCTGCTGCAATGACCCTAAACGAGAGGTTCACTTCGTATCAGAAAGCCACGGAAGAGCACAGCGCCCGCCAGAAGAGCCCCGAGATCCACAG GAGAATTGACATCTCTCCAAGTGCCCTGAGGAAGCATACTCGTTtagcaggggaagagagagtttttaaagaagaaaatcaaaag GGAGATAAAAAATTAAGGTGTGATTCTGCTGATCTTCGGCATGACATTGATCGtcggagaaaagaaagaagtaaagaacGGGGGGATTCCAAGGGCTCCAGGGAATCCAGTGGAtcaagaaagcaggaaaaaactaCAAAAGAGTACAAGGAATACAAATCTTACAAAGATGACAG tAAACATAAAAGTAGAGAGCAAGATCATTCTCGATCTTCATCTTCATCAGCATCACCTTCTTCTCCCAGCTCTCgagaagaaaaggagagtaagaaggaaagagaagaagaatttaaaactCATCATGAACTGAAGGAATACTCAGGCTTTGCGGGAGTTAGCCGACCACGAGGAACCTTT CATGATGACAGAGATGATGGTGTGGATTATTGGGCCAAAAGAGGAAGAGGTCGTGGTACTTTTCAACGTGGCAGAGGGCGCTTTAACTTCAAAAAATCAGGTAGCAGTCCAAAATGGACTCATGACAAATACCAAGGGGACGGGATTGTTGAAGATGAAGAAGAGACCatggaaaataatgaagaaaagaaggacaGACGCAAAgaagaaaag gaatag
- the BCLAF1 gene encoding bcl-2-associated transcription factor 1 isoform X11, translating to MFRREMGRSNSRSHSSRSKSRSQSSSRSRSRSHSRKKRYRSRSRTYSRSRSRDRIYSRDYRRDYRNNRGMRRPYGYRGRGRGYYQGGGGRYHRGGYRPVWNRRHSRSPRRGRSRSRSPKRRSVSSQRSRSRSRRSYRSSRSPRSSSSRSSSPYSKSPVSKRRGSQEKQTKKAEGEPQEESPLKSKSQEEPKDTFEHDPSESIDEFNKSSATSGDIWPGLSAYDNSPRSPHSPSPIATPPSQSSSCSDAPMLSTVHSAKNTPSQHSHSIQHSPERSGSGSVGNGSSRYSPSQNSPIHHIPSRRSPAKTITPQNAPRDEARGRSSFYPDGGDQETAKTGKFLKSPPLHKNLDAREKSTFREESPLRIKMIASDSHRPEVKLKMAPVPLDDSNRPASLTKDRLLASTLVHSVKKEQEFRSIFDHIKLPQASKSTSESFIQHIVSLVHHVKEQYFKSAAMTLNERFTSYQKATEEHSARQKSPEIHRRIDISPSALRKHTRLAGEERVFKEENQKGDKKLRCDSADLRHDIDRRRKERSKERGDSKGSRESSGSRKQEKTTKEYKEYKSYKDDSKHKSREQDHSRSSSSSASPSSPSSREEKESKKEREEEFKTHHELKEYSGFAGVSRPRGTFHDDRDDGVDYWAKRGRGRGTFQRGRGRFNFKKSGSSPKWTHDKYQGDGIVEDEEETMENNEEKKDRRKEEKE from the exons GAGAGAAATGGGCCGCTCCAATTCCAGATCACACTCCTCAAGGTCCAAGTCCAGGTCACAGTCCAGCTCTCGATCAAGGTCCAGATCTCACTCTAGAAAGAAGAGATACAG GTCTCGATCCAGGACATATTCAAGATCTCGTAGTAGAGATCGTATTTATTCTAGAGATTATCGCCGAGATTACAGAAATAATAGAGGAATGAGACGACCTTATGGGTACAGAGGAAGGGGTAGAGGGTACTATCAAGGAGGAGGAGGTAGATATCATCGAGGTGGTTATAGGCCTGTCTGGAACAGAAGACACTCTAGGAGTCCTAGACGAGGTCGCTCACGTTCCAGGAGTCCGAAAAGAAGATCTGTGTCTTCTCAGAGATCCCGAAGCAGATCTCGCCGGTCATATAGATCCTCTAGGTCTCCAAGATCATCCTCTTCTCGTTCTTCATCCCCATATAGCAAATCTCCTGTCTCTAAAAGGCGAGGGTctcaggaaaaacaaaccaaaaaagctGAAGGGGAGCCTCAAGAAGAGAGTCCTTTGAAAAGTAAATCACAGGAGGAACCGAAAGATACATTTGAACATGACCCATCTGAATCTATTGATGAGTTTAATAAATCATCAGCCACGTCTGGTGATATTTGGCCTGGCCTTTCAGCTTATGATAATAGTCCCAGATCACCCCATAGTCCTTCACCAATTGCTACACCACCCAGCCAGAGTTCATCTTGCTCTGATGCCCCCATGCTCAGTACAGTCCACTCTGCAAAAAATACTCCCTCTCAGCATTCACATTCCATTCAGCATAGTCCTGAAAGGTCTGGGTCTGGTTCTGTTGGAAATGGATCTAGTCGATACAGTCCTTCTCAGAATAGTCCAATTCATCACATCCCTTCTCGACGAAGCCCTGCAAAGACAATCACACCACAGAATGCTCCTAGAGATGAGGCTAGGGGACGTTCCTCATTTTATCCTGATGGTGGAGATCAGGAAACTGCAAAGACGGGGAAATTCTTAAAAAG TCCCCCTCTACACAAGAATCTGGATGCACGAGAAAAGTCTACCTTCAGAGAGGAGAGCCCACTCAGGATCAAAATGATAGCCAGTGATTCTCATCGTCCTGAAGTCAAACTCAAAATGGCACCTGTTCCTCTTGACGATTCTAACAG ACCTGCTTCCTTGACTAAAGACAGGCTACTTGCTAGTACACTTGTCCATTCTGTCAAGAAGGAGCAAGAATTCCGATCCATCTTTGACCACATTAAGTTGCCACAGGCCAGCAAAAGCACTTCAgagtcatttattcaacacattgTGTCCTTGGTTCATCATGTTAAAG AGCAATACTTCAAATCTGCTGCAATGACCCTAAACGAGAGGTTCACTTCGTATCAGAAAGCCACGGAAGAGCACAGCGCCCGCCAGAAGAGCCCCGAGATCCACAG GAGAATTGACATCTCTCCAAGTGCCCTGAGGAAGCATACTCGTTtagcaggggaagagagagtttttaaagaagaaaatcaaaag GGAGATAAAAAATTAAGGTGTGATTCTGCTGATCTTCGGCATGACATTGATCGtcggagaaaagaaagaagtaaagaacGGGGGGATTCCAAGGGCTCCAGGGAATCCAGTGGAtcaagaaagcaggaaaaaactaCAAAAGAGTACAAGGAATACAAATCTTACAAAGATGACAG tAAACATAAAAGTAGAGAGCAAGATCATTCTCGATCTTCATCTTCATCAGCATCACCTTCTTCTCCCAGCTCTCgagaagaaaaggagagtaagaaggaaagagaagaagaatttaaaactCATCATGAACTGAAGGAATACTCAGGCTTTGCGGGAGTTAGCCGACCACGAGGAACCTTT CATGATGACAGAGATGATGGTGTGGATTATTGGGCCAAAAGAGGAAGAGGTCGTGGTACTTTTCAACGTGGCAGAGGGCGCTTTAACTTCAAAAAATCAGGTAGCAGTCCAAAATGGACTCATGACAAATACCAAGGGGACGGGATTGTTGAAGATGAAGAAGAGACCatggaaaataatgaagaaaagaaggacaGACGCAAAgaagaaaag gaatag
- the BCLAF1 gene encoding bcl-2-associated transcription factor 1 isoform X8, which yields MFRREMGRSNSRSHSSRSKSRSQSSSRSRSRSHSRKKRYSSRSRSRTYSRSRSRDRIYSRDYRRDYRNNRGMRRPYGYRGRGRGYYQGGGGRYHRGGYRPVWNRRHSRSPRRGRSRSRSPKRRSVSSQRSRSRSRRSYRSSRSPRSSSSRSSSPYSKSPVSKRRGSQEKQTKKAEGEPQEESPLKSKSQEEPKDTFEHDPSESIDEFNKSSATSGDIWPGLSAYDNSPRSPHSPSPIATPPSQSSSCSDAPMLSTVHSAKNTPSQHSHSIQHSPERSGSGSVGNGSSRYSPSQNSPIHHIPSRRSPAKTITPQNAPRDEARGRSSFYPDGGDQETAKTGKFLKSPPLHKNLDAREKSTFREESPLRIKMIASDSHRPEVKLKMAPVPLDDSNRPASLTKDRLLASTLVHSVKKEQEFRSIFDHIKLPQASKSTSESFIQHIVSLVHHVKEQYFKSAAMTLNERFTSYQKATEEHSARQKSPEIHRRIDISPSALRKHTRLAGEERVFKEENQKGDKKLRCDSADLRHDIDRRRKERSKERGDSKGSRESSGSRKQEKTTKEYKEYKSYKDDSKHKSREQDHSRSSSSSASPSSPSSREEKESKKEREEEFKTHHELKEYSGFAGVSRPRGTFFRIRGRGRARGVFAGTNTGPNNSNTTFQKRPKEEEWDPEYTPKSKKYFLHDDRDDGVDYWAKRGRGRGTFQRGRGRFNFKKSGSSPKWTHDKYQGDGIVEDEEETMENNEEKKDRRKEEKE from the exons GAGAGAAATGGGCCGCTCCAATTCCAGATCACACTCCTCAAGGTCCAAGTCCAGGTCACAGTCCAGCTCTCGATCAAGGTCCAGATCTCACTCTAGAAAGAAGAGATACAG ttctAGGTCTCGATCCAGGACATATTCAAGATCTCGTAGTAGAGATCGTATTTATTCTAGAGATTATCGCCGAGATTACAGAAATAATAGAGGAATGAGACGACCTTATGGGTACAGAGGAAGGGGTAGAGGGTACTATCAAGGAGGAGGAGGTAGATATCATCGAGGTGGTTATAGGCCTGTCTGGAACAGAAGACACTCTAGGAGTCCTAGACGAGGTCGCTCACGTTCCAGGAGTCCGAAAAGAAGATCTGTGTCTTCTCAGAGATCCCGAAGCAGATCTCGCCGGTCATATAGATCCTCTAGGTCTCCAAGATCATCCTCTTCTCGTTCTTCATCCCCATATAGCAAATCTCCTGTCTCTAAAAGGCGAGGGTctcaggaaaaacaaaccaaaaaagctGAAGGGGAGCCTCAAGAAGAGAGTCCTTTGAAAAGTAAATCACAGGAGGAACCGAAAGATACATTTGAACATGACCCATCTGAATCTATTGATGAGTTTAATAAATCATCAGCCACGTCTGGTGATATTTGGCCTGGCCTTTCAGCTTATGATAATAGTCCCAGATCACCCCATAGTCCTTCACCAATTGCTACACCACCCAGCCAGAGTTCATCTTGCTCTGATGCCCCCATGCTCAGTACAGTCCACTCTGCAAAAAATACTCCCTCTCAGCATTCACATTCCATTCAGCATAGTCCTGAAAGGTCTGGGTCTGGTTCTGTTGGAAATGGATCTAGTCGATACAGTCCTTCTCAGAATAGTCCAATTCATCACATCCCTTCTCGACGAAGCCCTGCAAAGACAATCACACCACAGAATGCTCCTAGAGATGAGGCTAGGGGACGTTCCTCATTTTATCCTGATGGTGGAGATCAGGAAACTGCAAAGACGGGGAAATTCTTAAAAAG TCCCCCTCTACACAAGAATCTGGATGCACGAGAAAAGTCTACCTTCAGAGAGGAGAGCCCACTCAGGATCAAAATGATAGCCAGTGATTCTCATCGTCCTGAAGTCAAACTCAAAATGGCACCTGTTCCTCTTGACGATTCTAACAG ACCTGCTTCCTTGACTAAAGACAGGCTACTTGCTAGTACACTTGTCCATTCTGTCAAGAAGGAGCAAGAATTCCGATCCATCTTTGACCACATTAAGTTGCCACAGGCCAGCAAAAGCACTTCAgagtcatttattcaacacattgTGTCCTTGGTTCATCATGTTAAAG AGCAATACTTCAAATCTGCTGCAATGACCCTAAACGAGAGGTTCACTTCGTATCAGAAAGCCACGGAAGAGCACAGCGCCCGCCAGAAGAGCCCCGAGATCCACAG GAGAATTGACATCTCTCCAAGTGCCCTGAGGAAGCATACTCGTTtagcaggggaagagagagtttttaaagaagaaaatcaaaag GGAGATAAAAAATTAAGGTGTGATTCTGCTGATCTTCGGCATGACATTGATCGtcggagaaaagaaagaagtaaagaacGGGGGGATTCCAAGGGCTCCAGGGAATCCAGTGGAtcaagaaagcaggaaaaaactaCAAAAGAGTACAAGGAATACAAATCTTACAAAGATGACAG tAAACATAAAAGTAGAGAGCAAGATCATTCTCGATCTTCATCTTCATCAGCATCACCTTCTTCTCCCAGCTCTCgagaagaaaaggagagtaagaaggaaagagaagaagaatttaaaactCATCATGAACTGAAGGAATACTCAGGCTTTGCGGGAGTTAGCCGACCACGAGGAACCTTT TTTCGAAttagaggcagaggaagagccagAGGAGTTTTTGCTGGGACAAATACTGGTCCAAACAACTCAAATACTACTTTTCAAAAGAGACCgaaggaagaggaatgggatCCAGAATATACCCCAAAGAGCAAGAAGTACTTCTTG CATGATGACAGAGATGATGGTGTGGATTATTGGGCCAAAAGAGGAAGAGGTCGTGGTACTTTTCAACGTGGCAGAGGGCGCTTTAACTTCAAAAAATCAGGTAGCAGTCCAAAATGGACTCATGACAAATACCAAGGGGACGGGATTGTTGAAGATGAAGAAGAGACCatggaaaataatgaagaaaagaaggacaGACGCAAAgaagaaaag gaatag
- the BCLAF1 gene encoding bcl-2-associated transcription factor 1 isoform X9 codes for MFRREMGRSNSRSHSSRSKSRSQSSSRSRSRSHSRKKRYRSRSRTYSRSRSRDRIYSRDYRRDYRNNRGMRRPYGYRGRGRGYYQGGGGRYHRGGYRPVWNRRHSRSPRRGRSRSRSPKRRSVSSQRSRSRSRRSYRSSRSPRSSSSRSSSPYSKSPVSKRRGSQEKQTKKAEGEPQEESPLKSKSQEEPKDTFEHDPSESIDEFNKSSATSGDIWPGLSAYDNSPRSPHSPSPIATPPSQSSSCSDAPMLSTVHSAKNTPSQHSHSIQHSPERSGSGSVGNGSSRYSPSQNSPIHHIPSRRSPAKTITPQNAPRDEARGRSSFYPDGGDQETAKTGKFLKSPPLHKNLDAREKSTFREESPLRIKMIASDSHRPEVKLKMAPVPLDDSNRPASLTKDRLLASTLVHSVKKEQEFRSIFDHIKLPQASKSTSESFIQHIVSLVHHVKEQYFKSAAMTLNERFTSYQKATEEHSARQKSPEIHRRIDISPSALRKHTRLAGEERVFKEENQKGDKKLRCDSADLRHDIDRRRKERSKERGDSKGSRESSGSRKQEKTTKEYKEYKSYKDDSKHKSREQDHSRSSSSSASPSSPSSREEKESKKEREEEFKTHHELKEYSGFAGVSRPRGTFFRIRGRGRARGVFAGTNTGPNNSNTTFQKRPKEEEWDPEYTPKSKKYFLHDDRDDGVDYWAKRGRGRGTFQRGRGRFNFKKSGSSPKWTHDKYQGDGIVEDEEETMENNEEKKDRRKEEKE; via the exons GAGAGAAATGGGCCGCTCCAATTCCAGATCACACTCCTCAAGGTCCAAGTCCAGGTCACAGTCCAGCTCTCGATCAAGGTCCAGATCTCACTCTAGAAAGAAGAGATACAG GTCTCGATCCAGGACATATTCAAGATCTCGTAGTAGAGATCGTATTTATTCTAGAGATTATCGCCGAGATTACAGAAATAATAGAGGAATGAGACGACCTTATGGGTACAGAGGAAGGGGTAGAGGGTACTATCAAGGAGGAGGAGGTAGATATCATCGAGGTGGTTATAGGCCTGTCTGGAACAGAAGACACTCTAGGAGTCCTAGACGAGGTCGCTCACGTTCCAGGAGTCCGAAAAGAAGATCTGTGTCTTCTCAGAGATCCCGAAGCAGATCTCGCCGGTCATATAGATCCTCTAGGTCTCCAAGATCATCCTCTTCTCGTTCTTCATCCCCATATAGCAAATCTCCTGTCTCTAAAAGGCGAGGGTctcaggaaaaacaaaccaaaaaagctGAAGGGGAGCCTCAAGAAGAGAGTCCTTTGAAAAGTAAATCACAGGAGGAACCGAAAGATACATTTGAACATGACCCATCTGAATCTATTGATGAGTTTAATAAATCATCAGCCACGTCTGGTGATATTTGGCCTGGCCTTTCAGCTTATGATAATAGTCCCAGATCACCCCATAGTCCTTCACCAATTGCTACACCACCCAGCCAGAGTTCATCTTGCTCTGATGCCCCCATGCTCAGTACAGTCCACTCTGCAAAAAATACTCCCTCTCAGCATTCACATTCCATTCAGCATAGTCCTGAAAGGTCTGGGTCTGGTTCTGTTGGAAATGGATCTAGTCGATACAGTCCTTCTCAGAATAGTCCAATTCATCACATCCCTTCTCGACGAAGCCCTGCAAAGACAATCACACCACAGAATGCTCCTAGAGATGAGGCTAGGGGACGTTCCTCATTTTATCCTGATGGTGGAGATCAGGAAACTGCAAAGACGGGGAAATTCTTAAAAAG TCCCCCTCTACACAAGAATCTGGATGCACGAGAAAAGTCTACCTTCAGAGAGGAGAGCCCACTCAGGATCAAAATGATAGCCAGTGATTCTCATCGTCCTGAAGTCAAACTCAAAATGGCACCTGTTCCTCTTGACGATTCTAACAG ACCTGCTTCCTTGACTAAAGACAGGCTACTTGCTAGTACACTTGTCCATTCTGTCAAGAAGGAGCAAGAATTCCGATCCATCTTTGACCACATTAAGTTGCCACAGGCCAGCAAAAGCACTTCAgagtcatttattcaacacattgTGTCCTTGGTTCATCATGTTAAAG AGCAATACTTCAAATCTGCTGCAATGACCCTAAACGAGAGGTTCACTTCGTATCAGAAAGCCACGGAAGAGCACAGCGCCCGCCAGAAGAGCCCCGAGATCCACAG GAGAATTGACATCTCTCCAAGTGCCCTGAGGAAGCATACTCGTTtagcaggggaagagagagtttttaaagaagaaaatcaaaag GGAGATAAAAAATTAAGGTGTGATTCTGCTGATCTTCGGCATGACATTGATCGtcggagaaaagaaagaagtaaagaacGGGGGGATTCCAAGGGCTCCAGGGAATCCAGTGGAtcaagaaagcaggaaaaaactaCAAAAGAGTACAAGGAATACAAATCTTACAAAGATGACAG tAAACATAAAAGTAGAGAGCAAGATCATTCTCGATCTTCATCTTCATCAGCATCACCTTCTTCTCCCAGCTCTCgagaagaaaaggagagtaagaaggaaagagaagaagaatttaaaactCATCATGAACTGAAGGAATACTCAGGCTTTGCGGGAGTTAGCCGACCACGAGGAACCTTT TTTCGAAttagaggcagaggaagagccagAGGAGTTTTTGCTGGGACAAATACTGGTCCAAACAACTCAAATACTACTTTTCAAAAGAGACCgaaggaagaggaatgggatCCAGAATATACCCCAAAGAGCAAGAAGTACTTCTTG CATGATGACAGAGATGATGGTGTGGATTATTGGGCCAAAAGAGGAAGAGGTCGTGGTACTTTTCAACGTGGCAGAGGGCGCTTTAACTTCAAAAAATCAGGTAGCAGTCCAAAATGGACTCATGACAAATACCAAGGGGACGGGATTGTTGAAGATGAAGAAGAGACCatggaaaataatgaagaaaagaaggacaGACGCAAAgaagaaaag gaatag